One genomic region from Sphingobacterium multivorum encodes:
- a CDS encoding SusC/RagA family TonB-linked outer membrane protein yields the protein MISKFTSNQKVSLLAIALLAASSQSLWASEMPIAFKHTANEAIQNQVTGKVTAEDGPLSAATVSVKGTSVSTSTDAKGTFTIRAKAGDILLVSSVGYKTKEVTVTGATLSIQLESNNEALEEVVVVGFAKQKKVNLTGAVQAITSKDLQDRPVTNVSSAIQGKFSGVTITQNSGQPGKDNGTIRIRGLGTINNANPLVIVDGIESSMNNINPNDIESVSVLKDGPSAAIYGSKAANGVILITTKKGGSGKPQLNYTGYAGIQDPTRLPEYMNSYDHAVILNEALKNEGKTQRFSQQDLELFKNGSDPDGHPNTDWLGLLYNGSGFQQSHNLQVTGGTEDVQYMASGGYLGQKGVIKVASSDRYNLRTNVGAKVSSRLRFDLGLAYNYQRITEPVNPYTGDMAQIFRQVNRIPSFIPYKYSNGVYGRGSDGNPIAWMDLEAKDNMIYKHTQVNFSGEFKIMDGLKIKQVVGFQPIDNMSSKFVKDIQYYAPNGDLGPKQGVNNLTVYNFQSERLTFQTLLTYDKKIGNHQINVLGGFMDETFRADYSSAYAQGFLNNDFSELNLGSKDGMKVDGGAKKLILRSFFGRINYAFADKYLLEANVRRDGTSRFLGSNRWSTFPSFSAGWRISQEDFFKESSLSDVISELKLRGGWGKLGNQQLAATSDNSYPSSDAYYPGLFTISPGYNYSFGGEISSGGAIVESANPILKWESTTSTNIGLDLNFKNNLGFVFEYFDRKTDGVLLKLPVSNLYGLPAPYQNAGKVQNNGVELQVNYQNSIGDFKYSIAANGSYINNQIKKWASDEPQVNGTFYIYEQGRPIRSFYGYETAGIYRSDEEYKNSGIQGVNGTVGAGDIIYKDQNGDKKIDGNDRVYLGSPDPKFIFGLTSNMSYKNFDLSLFFQGAAKVQGYLWGEAIGGISGSDKPTTIFADRFNAETNPNGSMPRALTSWSQNSPSGTPSDFWIQNASYVRLKNITFGYTLPKTFTDRIGIKGAKVYYSGQNLLTFTGFAKGFDPEAPADSRGNYYPQVKTNVFGLNVNF from the coding sequence ATGATTTCAAAATTTACAAGTAACCAAAAGGTAAGCCTGCTTGCTATTGCTCTTCTTGCTGCGTCTTCGCAAAGTTTGTGGGCCTCAGAAATGCCGATTGCATTTAAACATACAGCAAACGAGGCCATTCAGAACCAAGTTACCGGGAAAGTAACCGCAGAAGATGGTCCTCTTTCGGCTGCGACTGTTTCGGTCAAAGGCACCTCGGTATCGACATCGACAGATGCAAAAGGGACATTTACAATTCGAGCAAAAGCGGGTGATATTTTGCTTGTTAGTAGCGTTGGTTATAAAACTAAAGAAGTAACTGTTACAGGGGCGACCCTGTCAATTCAGCTGGAAAGTAACAATGAAGCTTTGGAAGAAGTGGTCGTTGTGGGATTCGCCAAACAAAAGAAAGTAAATCTAACTGGTGCGGTACAGGCGATCACGTCAAAGGATTTACAGGACCGTCCCGTTACCAATGTATCTTCGGCGATCCAGGGTAAATTTTCGGGTGTAACAATTACTCAAAATTCGGGACAACCCGGTAAAGATAACGGTACGATCCGAATCCGTGGTCTAGGTACTATCAATAATGCAAATCCGCTTGTTATTGTCGATGGAATAGAAAGCTCGATGAATAACATCAACCCCAACGATATTGAAAGTGTTTCAGTACTGAAGGATGGACCTAGTGCAGCGATCTATGGATCTAAGGCTGCAAACGGGGTTATCTTGATTACGACCAAAAAAGGGGGAAGTGGCAAACCGCAATTGAATTATACGGGCTATGCCGGGATTCAGGATCCAACACGTCTACCGGAATATATGAACTCTTATGACCACGCCGTCATCTTAAACGAGGCCCTTAAAAATGAAGGGAAGACACAGCGTTTCTCCCAACAGGATTTGGAACTTTTTAAAAATGGATCTGATCCGGATGGTCATCCCAATACGGATTGGTTAGGGTTGTTGTATAATGGGTCGGGTTTCCAACAATCGCATAATTTGCAGGTTACAGGTGGAACAGAAGATGTACAATATATGGCTTCCGGAGGCTATCTAGGGCAGAAAGGAGTTATTAAAGTAGCGAGTTCGGACCGGTATAATTTACGGACAAATGTCGGTGCAAAAGTGTCTTCAAGGCTTCGATTTGACTTAGGACTGGCGTATAACTATCAACGTATTACCGAACCCGTAAACCCTTATACAGGTGACATGGCACAGATCTTTAGACAGGTAAACCGTATTCCTAGTTTTATTCCTTATAAATACAGTAATGGTGTATATGGTCGTGGTAGCGATGGTAACCCAATTGCTTGGATGGATCTGGAGGCAAAGGACAATATGATCTATAAACATACACAGGTCAATTTCTCCGGTGAATTTAAGATTATGGATGGATTGAAGATCAAGCAGGTTGTTGGTTTTCAACCTATCGACAATATGTCTTCCAAATTTGTCAAGGACATCCAATACTATGCACCGAACGGTGATTTGGGACCTAAGCAAGGGGTGAATAATCTGACGGTTTATAACTTCCAATCCGAACGATTGACTTTTCAAACCTTGTTGACCTATGATAAAAAGATTGGTAATCATCAGATCAATGTTTTAGGCGGTTTTATGGATGAAACATTCCGTGCAGATTACTCCAGTGCTTATGCGCAAGGGTTCTTGAATAATGATTTTTCTGAACTAAATTTGGGCAGCAAGGACGGAATGAAAGTCGATGGGGGAGCCAAAAAGCTAATTTTACGCTCTTTCTTTGGCCGTATCAATTATGCATTTGCAGATAAGTACCTATTGGAAGCTAATGTGAGACGTGACGGGACTTCGCGATTCTTGGGAAGCAATCGTTGGAGTACATTCCCATCGTTCTCAGCAGGATGGCGTATTTCTCAGGAAGATTTCTTTAAAGAATCTTCTTTGTCTGATGTAATCTCGGAATTGAAATTAAGAGGTGGTTGGGGTAAACTCGGAAACCAACAATTAGCTGCAACATCAGACAATTCATATCCTTCTTCAGACGCTTATTATCCAGGCTTATTTACCATCTCTCCTGGTTATAATTACTCCTTTGGCGGTGAGATTAGTTCTGGCGGAGCTATCGTTGAATCGGCAAACCCAATACTGAAATGGGAGTCAACGACAAGTACTAACATTGGTTTGGACCTGAACTTCAAAAATAATCTGGGCTTTGTATTTGAATACTTTGACCGTAAAACTGATGGGGTGTTGTTAAAACTGCCTGTATCGAATTTATATGGTCTTCCAGCACCTTACCAAAATGCAGGAAAAGTGCAAAATAATGGGGTAGAGCTCCAAGTCAACTATCAAAATAGTATCGGAGATTTCAAATATAGCATTGCCGCAAATGGTTCTTATATTAACAACCAGATCAAAAAATGGGCTAGTGACGAACCTCAGGTCAATGGAACGTTCTATATCTATGAGCAGGGCCGACCAATCCGTTCGTTTTATGGCTACGAAACTGCTGGAATCTATCGTTCGGACGAAGAATATAAAAACAGTGGTATTCAAGGCGTGAACGGAACTGTAGGTGCTGGCGATATTATCTATAAAGATCAAAACGGCGATAAAAAAATCGATGGAAATGACCGTGTATATCTAGGTTCGCCTGATCCGAAATTCATCTTTGGTCTGACCTCCAATATGAGTTATAAAAATTTTGATCTGAGCCTATTCTTCCAAGGGGCTGCTAAAGTACAAGGGTATCTTTGGGGTGAAGCCATTGGCGGGATCTCGGGATCGGATAAACCGACAACCATTTTTGCAGATCGTTTCAATGCAGAGACCAATCCAAATGGATCTATGCCGAGGGCATTGACCAGTTGGTCACAAAATAGTCCTTCAGGCACTCCTTCCGATTTTTGGATACAGAACGCAAGTTATGTCCGCTTGAAGAACATTACCTTCGGTTATACCTTACCAAAAACGTTTACGGATAGAATCGGTATTAAAGGGGCCAAGGTATACTATAGTGGACAAAACCTCTTGACTTTTACTGGTTTTGCTAAAGGATTTGATCCGGAGGCTCCAGCGGATTCTCGAGGTAATTACTACCCACAGGTGAAAACAAATGTGTTTGGTCTTAACGTAAACTTTTAA
- a CDS encoding RagB/SusD family nutrient uptake outer membrane protein: MKLRNITIALSVATLLFSCQKLDQEPLDAYNADNFWKTEAETDFAVTGLYSGTRGSDGKLAEGSAWEDGTQIFYMDCTSDNSNSDFPWEGFQALGNGTATPTNSGNAEARYTYEHIRRANYILENIEKSPVNAEKKKRLTAEVRVIRAYKYFDMATLFGGVPIITKTLTTENSFVPANTQKEVLEFVEKELKEAAADLSFAKGGGRMSKGAALGLLARCYAFEKKHQDVINTTQEIISSANYKLFDDYGTLFEEANENNSEVMMNIEYLVNIQGYTSLGIMLPNSMGGWGSIVPTQSLVDAYETADGQTIDESKSYDPANPYEKRDPRLGATIVYPGALYNGKYFDPLDPKSEDYPSGPDNASSTAYNYKKYIQNPSSYANIWNVGTNIIVMRYAEMLLLNAEAKIELGIIDNSVYDNIDLVRLRAKMPKVDKAVYSGQSKLRELVRRELRVEFAGEGRRRFDIIRWGIAKDVMNGPVNGALSKGTVDPKTGKVTYTSLTDRFFSENRTFKAGKNELWPIPQAVIDNSKGTLKQNVGY, translated from the coding sequence ATGAAACTTAGAAATATAACGATCGCATTGAGCGTAGCCACCTTACTGTTCTCTTGTCAAAAACTCGATCAGGAACCGTTGGATGCATATAATGCTGATAATTTTTGGAAAACGGAAGCAGAAACCGATTTTGCTGTAACAGGTTTGTACAGCGGTACAAGGGGAAGCGACGGTAAGCTGGCCGAAGGATCTGCTTGGGAAGACGGTACACAGATCTTTTACATGGACTGTACTTCGGATAACTCCAATAGTGATTTCCCTTGGGAAGGATTCCAGGCTTTGGGAAATGGCACGGCAACACCGACAAACTCTGGAAATGCAGAGGCGCGCTATACGTATGAGCATATCCGTCGTGCTAATTATATCCTTGAAAATATTGAAAAATCGCCGGTTAATGCTGAAAAAAAGAAACGGCTGACCGCTGAGGTACGCGTCATACGCGCATACAAGTATTTTGATATGGCGACCTTATTTGGGGGAGTACCTATCATTACGAAAACTTTGACCACAGAAAATTCGTTCGTGCCTGCAAATACGCAAAAAGAAGTATTGGAATTTGTGGAAAAAGAATTGAAAGAAGCTGCAGCAGATTTGTCGTTCGCTAAAGGGGGCGGGCGGATGTCAAAAGGTGCTGCCCTTGGTCTATTGGCGCGCTGTTATGCTTTTGAAAAGAAACACCAGGATGTCATCAATACGACACAGGAGATCATTTCTTCGGCTAATTATAAATTATTCGATGATTATGGGACCCTATTTGAAGAGGCAAATGAAAACAACAGTGAAGTTATGATGAATATCGAATATTTGGTAAATATTCAAGGATATACTTCACTTGGTATTATGTTGCCCAATTCCATGGGAGGCTGGGGGTCTATTGTACCAACACAGAGTCTGGTAGATGCTTACGAAACTGCCGATGGACAAACGATTGACGAGTCAAAATCGTACGATCCTGCCAATCCATATGAAAAAAGAGATCCACGCCTGGGCGCAACAATTGTTTACCCGGGAGCGCTGTATAATGGTAAATATTTCGATCCGCTGGATCCGAAATCGGAAGATTATCCATCTGGTCCAGATAATGCTTCTAGCACAGCTTACAACTATAAAAAATATATCCAAAATCCGAGCAGCTATGCGAACATTTGGAACGTGGGCACTAACATTATTGTGATGCGTTATGCTGAAATGCTTTTGTTAAATGCAGAAGCAAAGATCGAATTGGGTATCATTGACAATAGCGTGTATGACAATATCGATCTGGTTCGTCTACGTGCAAAGATGCCAAAAGTAGATAAAGCCGTTTACAGTGGTCAGAGCAAACTGCGTGAGTTGGTTCGTCGTGAGCTGCGTGTAGAATTCGCAGGAGAAGGACGTCGTCGCTTTGATATTATTCGTTGGGGAATAGCCAAAGATGTGATGAACGGTCCTGTCAATGGCGCGCTGTCAAAAGGTACGGTCGATCCTAAAACAGGCAAGGTTACTTACACGTCGTTAACGGACCGTTTTTTCTCTGAAAATAGAACGTTCAAAGCTGGAAAAAATGAATTGTGGCCAATTCCGCAAGCTGTAATCGATAACAGTAAAGGAACGTTGAAACAAAATGTAGGGTATTAA
- a CDS encoding erythromycin esterase family protein yields MANHATLLTEVNRHKKEIKSILMTDSNFSDLSFFDATLKNNRILMLGEMLHNDGETFKAKARLIRYLHEHLDYDVVLYEAGQYDMWMMNAQMDTLTSRSQVKSVGGIGLFDFWWQNEENQLLLTYYKNMKTSQHPISLGGFDIQFSGRELSDKRAKLLEDFLVKNGIDSTKYPLLKKNRNKLEYLTYERFASKQLDADQKKQFLAELDALSRVINKGVKDNEHLIYSRYLSDMRNNFDKSWRYKSGSMQSMHFRDSLMAENLCYQIDSLYAGKKVIVWCANIHSFAAPYNKEYLPLGAYIKRRYGNQVYSLDFTSYGRYNQTGRIVDRVGKLAVENVFHATKSPYFFLDLRELSNNSILKQNFSSVINQGIDEDRKWHEFIDGIFYIDINKDPIYR; encoded by the coding sequence ATGGCTAATCATGCAACATTATTAACCGAAGTGAATCGCCATAAAAAAGAAATCAAAAGTATCTTGATGACCGATAGTAATTTTTCGGATCTAAGCTTTTTTGATGCTACGCTAAAAAATAATAGAATTTTGATGTTAGGTGAAATGTTGCACAATGATGGCGAAACTTTCAAAGCGAAAGCCAGGCTCATCCGTTATCTGCATGAGCATCTCGATTATGACGTAGTTTTATATGAGGCGGGGCAATATGATATGTGGATGATGAATGCACAGATGGATACCCTCACGAGTCGGTCTCAAGTAAAATCGGTGGGCGGAATCGGTCTTTTTGACTTTTGGTGGCAAAATGAGGAAAATCAACTGCTCTTAACTTATTATAAAAATATGAAGACATCCCAGCATCCTATTTCTCTCGGTGGGTTTGATATTCAGTTTTCGGGTAGGGAATTGTCTGATAAGCGGGCGAAATTATTAGAAGATTTCTTAGTCAAAAATGGGATTGATTCAACCAAGTATCCTTTATTGAAAAAAAATAGAAACAAACTGGAATACCTGACATATGAACGTTTTGCCAGCAAGCAGCTCGATGCGGACCAAAAGAAACAGTTTTTAGCAGAATTGGATGCATTGAGCCGTGTGATCAACAAGGGTGTAAAAGACAATGAACACCTGATCTATAGCCGATACCTGTCCGATATGAGAAATAACTTTGACAAATCTTGGCGCTATAAATCGGGATCAATGCAGAGCATGCATTTTAGGGATTCCCTGATGGCAGAAAATCTATGCTATCAGATCGATTCCCTGTATGCTGGCAAAAAAGTAATCGTCTGGTGTGCCAATATCCATAGCTTTGCTGCTCCGTATAATAAGGAATATCTTCCACTCGGTGCTTATATAAAAAGGAGGTACGGTAATCAGGTGTATAGCTTGGATTTTACTTCCTATGGAAGATATAATCAAACTGGACGCATTGTTGATCGCGTAGGCAAACTTGCGGTAGAAAATGTATTTCATGCTACCAAATCGCCCTATTTCTTTTTGGATCTTCGGGAGTTGTCCAACAATAGTATTTTAAAACAGAATTTCAGTTCAGTCATCAATCAAGGGATTGATGAAGATAGAAAGTGGCACGAATTTATCGACGGCATTTTCTATATCGATATCAATAAAGATCCAATTTACCGCTAA
- a CDS encoding ABC transporter ATP-binding protein, protein MESILTKQLSFKIGTKTILDNISLQVPEKGIYGYLGRNGAGKSTTIKLLLGLLEDRTDAIFIQGNSLKTNRTRIYTNVGNLIESPCYYTKLTVFENLKYLDIIHKKGNKRIDEVLEMVDLHREKKKKTSALSMGMKQRLGIAMAIFHDPQLLILDEPLNGLDPQGIVEMRNLFCHLNEQGKTIFLSSHILSELEKIATHIGIIEGGKMIFQGTKHELLGQVDREVFLRTSNPAATVSILQNGGFSTVKIDGQNVIVNIGGDQQFDFVIKSLVEQQIAIYGLESRGADLEQIFINLIARAND, encoded by the coding sequence ATGGAAAGTATCCTCACAAAACAACTTAGCTTTAAAATAGGCACGAAAACAATCTTGGATAACATCAGTCTGCAGGTACCAGAAAAGGGTATTTATGGCTATCTCGGGCGAAATGGGGCTGGAAAGTCGACAACAATCAAGCTACTTTTAGGACTTTTGGAGGACCGGACAGATGCGATTTTTATTCAGGGAAATAGTCTTAAAACAAATCGAACACGTATCTATACGAATGTTGGAAACCTGATCGAATCGCCTTGTTATTATACTAAGCTAACCGTTTTTGAAAATTTAAAGTATTTGGATATCATTCATAAAAAAGGGAATAAACGCATTGATGAAGTATTGGAAATGGTTGATCTTCATCGGGAGAAAAAGAAAAAAACGAGTGCTTTGTCTATGGGTATGAAACAGCGGTTAGGGATTGCAATGGCGATATTTCATGATCCCCAATTACTCATTCTGGATGAACCATTAAATGGTCTCGACCCACAGGGTATTGTGGAGATGCGCAACTTGTTTTGTCACCTCAATGAACAGGGTAAAACGATCTTTCTTTCAAGCCATATTTTAAGTGAGCTTGAAAAAATAGCAACACACATTGGTATCATAGAAGGTGGGAAAATGATTTTCCAAGGAACTAAGCATGAGCTGCTGGGACAGGTTGACCGGGAAGTGTTCTTACGGACATCCAATCCTGCTGCAACAGTTTCTATTTTGCAGAATGGAGGTTTTTCTACCGTTAAGATCGATGGTCAAAATGTTATCGTCAATATAGGGGGTGATCAGCAATTTGATTTTGTGATCAAATCATTGGTTGAACAGCAGATTGCTATTTATGGGCTGGAATCCCGTGGTGCTGACCTTGAACAAATTTTTATAAACCTAATCGCTCGTGCAAATGACTAA
- a CDS encoding ABC transporter permease: MTNTFYTAFLSEKYKLLRNREIFGVLIAPMLLIFAISAYIIYDIVNSGGASAIPNPWKVLLGRYVFQFFYLLYPILVALFVYACCDVEYKNNNYKILFTVPISKSNIFFSKATFILLTLLFSILFAYAAFLISGYLLSLIYPVLGFQNYDYRQVIFYTFLKLFITLSAIGMIQLALSLLFRSFIYPIGVGMFMLVFSVLVAQKRFSDFIPYTGAYNAVMNILSENDSFARLDYCNMVMVVVFLLISFYLFKRKGQF; encoded by the coding sequence ATGACTAATACATTTTATACTGCTTTTTTGTCTGAAAAGTACAAACTTCTTCGTAACAGGGAAATTTTTGGTGTCTTGATCGCACCTATGCTGCTCATTTTTGCGATTAGCGCTTATATAATCTATGATATTGTCAATTCGGGTGGTGCCAGCGCCATTCCAAATCCCTGGAAAGTCTTATTGGGTCGATATGTATTTCAATTTTTTTATTTACTCTATCCCATTCTTGTCGCTTTGTTCGTATATGCTTGCTGTGATGTGGAGTATAAGAATAACAATTATAAAATACTCTTTACTGTGCCCATCAGTAAATCGAATATTTTCTTTTCCAAAGCGACCTTTATTCTACTAACATTACTTTTTTCAATTCTTTTTGCGTACGCTGCATTTTTGATCAGCGGCTATCTGCTCAGTCTGATTTATCCCGTCCTTGGTTTCCAGAATTACGACTATAGACAGGTGATTTTTTATACATTTCTGAAGCTTTTCATTACCTTATCAGCTATTGGGATGATCCAGCTGGCTTTAAGTCTATTGTTCCGAAGCTTTATTTACCCGATTGGGGTGGGGATGTTTATGTTGGTGTTTTCAGTGCTGGTGGCGCAAAAAAGATTTTCGGATTTTATACCTTATACGGGTGCTTATAATGCGGTCATGAACATCCTATCCGAAAATGACTCATTTGCACGGCTCGATTACTGCAACATGGTGATGGTTGTTGTATTTCTATTGATCAGCTTTTATCTATTTAAACGAAAGGGGCAGTTTTAA
- a CDS encoding substrate-binding domain-containing protein, producing the protein MGKYFIYGGILILLLFCGCQPMVQKKKRIIAFSQCIGNDAWRQTMLEEMKRELSFNPDIDFLYRDAHGDNNVQINQIRELVKQDIDLLIVSPNEAEPLTPIVDSVFQRNIPVIVTDRKTSSGQYNAYVGADNLAIGKLAGQYSRTILQNNGSIGLVTGLSGTSASIEREKGFMQQIGDAKGIRTSAIIHGGWEKNKAYLETRRHIDQMIQSDIIFTFNDQMAMGVKKALDEAQIKKDIKIIGVDALPGPGNGLEQIIQGKMFASILYPTGGAEAIRTALAIINHQNYRRENILATSVIDKTNAELLALQSDKIKQQQLDIDKRQEFITEQNKIYQSQKSVLNVLVVSLVLAVVFGGISIIVIRSNWEKNKHLEIQNSEILAQQKQIVEMNSQIQQAAEIKNNFFTNISHEFKTPLTLIIAPIEDLELRKDLPEEVKEQLSRVKRNAKKLQRLVTDLIDIHRISKSKIRLHASIVYIDPFIQQVIGSFKPLFKKNRISVSYVNKTSLKEVWMDEYLMEQVLSNLLSNAIKHTSASGRIEIILEENNFKDYFYLRVLDNGLGIAPVDIEHIFDPFYQGAGSRNGSGIGLAYSKQIVELHHGQITVSSKPGHGSIFTLRMPIGNGHYEPAELTGFDSGEKPLFQEQDLLDTTAKVVDNNLSFRSNKSKSIMIVEDNDEIRDYLRSLLEQDYNLFLAKDAQQATSMMKTHFPDLVITDIMLPDGSGLDILKDIKAFYQTAHIPVILLSALANEETMLEGSKLMADDYITKPFNAELLRIRISNILQSRHQLKEKYSSNVEQFERTQAEQVNDSDRRFLNNLSAIVESKLSDQRLSVDGIANDLHLSRVQLYRKVKQLLDCSVNEYIVERRLKKAKSLMAEGLTINEIFSSVGFSSASYFASAFKRKYGQSPSAYKKELDKK; encoded by the coding sequence ATGGGAAAATATTTCATTTATGGTGGCATATTGATCCTGCTTCTTTTTTGTGGATGTCAACCAATGGTCCAGAAGAAAAAGCGGATTATTGCTTTTTCACAGTGTATCGGAAATGATGCCTGGCGACAAACCATGCTCGAAGAAATGAAAAGGGAACTTTCCTTCAATCCGGATATTGACTTTCTTTATCGAGATGCCCATGGCGACAATAATGTCCAGATTAATCAAATTCGGGAATTAGTCAAACAGGATATCGATCTTCTGATTGTATCGCCAAATGAGGCCGAGCCCCTTACCCCTATAGTAGATTCGGTATTTCAACGCAATATACCCGTCATCGTAACTGATCGTAAGACATCCTCAGGCCAATATAATGCCTATGTGGGGGCAGACAATCTTGCTATCGGAAAACTGGCGGGCCAGTATAGCCGCACCATTTTACAAAACAATGGTTCGATCGGCCTGGTTACTGGATTATCGGGTACATCCGCCTCCATAGAACGTGAAAAAGGCTTTATGCAGCAAATTGGAGATGCTAAAGGAATTCGAACGAGCGCAATCATTCACGGCGGATGGGAAAAAAACAAAGCTTATTTGGAAACGCGTAGGCATATAGACCAAATGATCCAGAGTGATATCATCTTCACCTTCAATGATCAGATGGCCATGGGGGTAAAAAAAGCATTGGACGAAGCCCAGATCAAAAAGGACATTAAGATAATCGGTGTTGATGCTCTTCCTGGTCCCGGAAATGGCCTTGAACAGATCATACAGGGCAAAATGTTCGCTTCCATACTCTACCCCACTGGCGGAGCCGAAGCCATTCGAACGGCCTTGGCTATCATCAACCACCAAAACTACCGCCGCGAGAATATACTCGCAACCTCTGTCATCGATAAAACCAACGCGGAGTTGCTTGCCCTGCAGTCGGATAAAATAAAGCAACAGCAGCTCGATATAGACAAAAGACAGGAATTCATTACGGAACAGAATAAGATTTACCAAAGCCAAAAGTCGGTTCTTAATGTATTGGTCGTTAGCTTGGTGCTTGCTGTTGTCTTTGGTGGCATTTCTATTATCGTGATCAGGAGCAACTGGGAAAAGAACAAACATCTGGAAATCCAAAATAGTGAGATCCTTGCGCAACAAAAACAGATCGTTGAGATGAACAGTCAGATCCAGCAAGCGGCAGAAATCAAGAATAATTTCTTCACCAACATCTCACATGAATTTAAAACACCACTGACCCTTATTATAGCGCCTATCGAGGACCTTGAATTACGAAAAGACCTGCCAGAAGAAGTCAAAGAACAGTTGTCGCGCGTCAAGCGGAATGCAAAAAAACTACAGCGTTTGGTTACCGACCTCATTGATATCCACCGAATCAGTAAATCAAAAATTAGGCTACATGCGTCTATCGTTTATATCGATCCATTCATCCAGCAGGTAATAGGTAGTTTCAAACCGCTATTTAAGAAAAACAGAATCTCGGTCAGTTATGTCAACAAAACAAGTTTGAAAGAGGTTTGGATGGACGAATACCTCATGGAACAGGTCCTATCCAACTTATTATCCAATGCGATCAAACATACTTCAGCAAGCGGCAGAATTGAAATTATACTAGAAGAAAACAATTTCAAGGACTATTTTTATCTACGCGTATTGGATAATGGTCTGGGAATTGCACCGGTTGATATTGAGCATATTTTTGATCCTTTTTACCAAGGAGCCGGCAGCCGTAACGGATCCGGAATCGGACTCGCATACAGCAAACAGATCGTCGAACTGCATCATGGCCAGATCACCGTGAGCAGCAAGCCCGGCCATGGATCGATCTTCACCCTACGCATGCCAATTGGGAATGGTCATTATGAACCTGCTGAACTGACCGGTTTCGACAGTGGAGAAAAACCATTGTTTCAGGAACAAGATCTACTGGACACGACAGCAAAGGTGGTAGACAACAATCTTTCTTTTCGATCCAACAAATCGAAGAGCATTATGATCGTCGAAGATAATGATGAAATCAGAGACTATCTCCGCTCGTTATTGGAACAGGATTACAACCTGTTTCTGGCGAAGGATGCCCAGCAAGCTACTAGTATGATGAAGACACATTTTCCAGACCTAGTGATCACCGATATTATGCTTCCTGATGGAAGCGGACTGGATATTTTGAAAGATATCAAAGCCTTTTATCAGACTGCACATATTCCCGTCATCTTACTGAGTGCACTCGCCAATGAAGAAACCATGCTTGAGGGGAGCAAATTAATGGCCGATGACTATATTACTAAGCCATTCAATGCCGAACTGCTGCGGATACGTATTTCAAATATCCTTCAATCGCGTCATCAGCTTAAAGAAAAATACAGCAGCAACGTCGAACAGTTTGAGCGTACTCAAGCCGAACAGGTCAACGATAGCGACAGAAGATTCCTAAACAATCTCTCCGCCATCGTCGAATCCAAGTTATCGGATCAGCGGTTAAGCGTCGACGGGATTGCCAACGACCTCCATCTCTCACGCGTTCAGCTCTATCGTAAGGTGAAACAGCTGCTCGACTGCAGTGTCAATGAGTATATTGTGGAACGAAGATTAAAGAAAGCCAAAAGCCTGATGGCTGAGGGTCTAACCATCAACGAAATATTTAGTAGTGTCGGCTTTTCATCAGCATCTTACTTCGCGTCGGCCTTTAAAAGGAAATATGGACAGTCACCAAGCGCCTATAAAAAAGAACTTGACAAAAAATAG